Proteins from one Elephas maximus indicus isolate mEleMax1 chromosome 12, mEleMax1 primary haplotype, whole genome shotgun sequence genomic window:
- the ORAI2 gene encoding protein orai-2 — MSTELNVPVAPSTPACSEPGHKGMDYRDWVRRSYLELVTSNHHSVQALSWRKLYLSRAKLKASSRTSALLSGFAMVAMVEVQLETQYQYPRPLLIAFSACTTVLVAVHLFALLISTCILPNVEAVSNIHNLNSISESPHERMHPYIELAWGFSTVLGILLFLAEVVLLCWIKFLPVDARLQPGLPPGPGGHTGWQAALVSTIIMVPVGLIFVVFTIHFYRSLVRHKTERHNREIEELHKLKVQLDGHERSLQVV; from the exons ATGAGTACTGAGCTCAACGTGCCTGTGGCCCCCTCCACACCAGCCTGCTCTGAGCCTGGCCACAAGGGCATGGATTACCGGGACTGGGTCCGCCGCAGCTACCTGGAACTGGTCACCTCCAACCATCACTCAGTGCAGGCCCTTTCCTGGAGAAAGCTCTACCTGAGCAGGGCCAAGCTGAAGGCCTCCAGCCGGACCTCCGCCCTCCTCTCGGGTTTTGCCATG GTGGCCATGGTGGAGGTGCAGCTGGAGACGCAGTACCAGTACCCCCGGCCACTGCTCATCGCCTTCAGCGCCTGCACCACGGTGCTGGTGGCCGTGCACCTCTTCGCCCTGCTCATCAGCACCTGCATCCTGCCCAACGTGGAGGCCGTGAGCAACATCCACAACCTCAACTCCATCAGCGAGTCGCCGCACGAGCGCATGCACCCCTACATCGAGCTGGCCTGGGGCTTCTCCACGGTGCTTGGGATTCTGCTCTTCCTGGCCGAGGTGGTGCTGCTCTGCTGGATCAAGTTCCTGCCCGTGGACGCGCGGCTCCAGCCTGGCCTCCCGCCCGGCCCAGGCGGCCACACGGGCTGGCAGGCCGCCCTCGTGTCCACCATCATCATGGTGCCCGTGGGCCTCATCTTCGTGGTCTTCACCATCCACTTCTACCGCTCGCTGGTGCGGCACAAGACTGAGCGCCACAACCGCGAGATCGAGGAGCTGCATAAGCTCAAGGTGCAGCTGGACGGGCACGAGCGCAGCCTGCAGGTGGTGTGA
- the LRWD1 gene encoding leucine-rich repeat and WD repeat-containing protein 1 yields MGPLSTRLLMQRGRPKSDRLGKIRSLDLSGLKLRSEHLDPSLLGRLRQLQELDLSNNQLDTLPANLGLSHLRILRCANNQLGDVTFLCQFPQLEELSLEGNPFLTVSDNLKVSFLLPKLRKVNGKEASATFSQVENLNRELTSRVTAHWEKFMAALGPKEKAEKVQADFVRSAVRDVRYGPESLSEFTQWRVRMISEELVASGGTQVPKADNLERPVEAAATRESRARLMALKRPHDVPLNLFPNKRVCTSPSAQVEGGPMGSDGSQAGLRLEPLHFLQCHSKNNNPQDLQTQLWACAFEPAGEEGHSEDTSQTVATCGGEAVCVIDCQTGIVLHKYKVPGEEFFSVAWTAVTVVTQAGHKKRWSVLAAAGLRGLVRLLHVRAGFCCGTIRAHKKAIATLCFSPTRETHLFTASYDKRIILWDIGIPNHDYEFQASQLLMLDTTSVPLRLCPVVSCPDAYLLAGCEGGCCCWDVRLDQPQKRRVCEVEFTFSEGSEASGRRVDGLAFVNEDVVASKGSGLGTICLWSWSQTWAGRGSQATVAVVVLAWLQWSPTELAYFSLSTCPGEGIVLCGDEEGNVWIYNVQHLLNQKTPLPAAPQAPTQILKWPQPWALGQTVTKTMVNTVVANPTFTYLTALTDSNIVAIWKRQ; encoded by the exons ATGGGCCCCCTCTCGACGCGGCTGCTGATGCAGCGTGGCCGGCCCAAGAGCGATCGGCTTGGGAAGATCCGCAGCCTGGA CCTGTCAGGGCTGAAGCTACGCTCTGAGCACTTGGACCCCAGTCTCCTGGGCCGCCTAAGGCAGCTGCAAGAGCTGGACTTGTCCAACAACCAGCTGGACACACTGCCTGCCAACCTGGGCCTGTCCCACCTGCGCATCCTCCGCTGTGCCAACAACCAGCTGGGGGACGTCACTTTCTTGTGCCAGTTCCCACAGCTCGAGGAGCTCAGCCTGGAGGGCAACCCCTTCCTGACG GTCAGTGACAACCTGAAAgtctcctttctcctgcccaagCTCCGTAAGGTCAATGGCAAAGAGGCTTCCGCAACTTTCTCTCAGGTGGAGAACCTGAACCGGGAGCTGACCAGCAGG GTCACTGCTCACTGGGAGAAGTTCATGGCTGCCCTAGGCCCCAAGGAGAAGGCTGAGAAGGTCCAGGCCGACTTTGTGAGGTCTGCTGTCAGGGATGTTCGCTATGGGCCTGAGTCCCTCAGCGAGTTCACCCAGTGGCGG GTACGGATGATCTCTGAGGAGCTGGTGGCCTCTGGTGGGACCCAGGTGCCTAAGGCAGACAACCTAGAGAGGCCTGTGGAAGCCGCAGCCACCCGTGAGTCCAGG GCCAGGCTGATGGCCTTGAAACGGCCACATGATGTCCCACTCAACCTCTTTCCCAACAAGCGGGTGTGTACCTCCCCATCAGCCCAGGTGGAGGGCGGCCCCATGGGCTCTGACGGCAGCCAG GCTGGCCTGAGGCTGGAGCCCCTGCACTTCCTGCAGTGCCACAGCAAGAACAACAACCCCCAGGATCTCCAGACCCAGCTGTGGGCCTGCGCATTCGAGCCGGCCGGGGAGGAGG GGCATTCGGAGGACACATCCCAGACTGTGGCCACTTGCGGCGGGGAGGCCGTCTGTGTGATCGACTGCCAGACAGGCATCGTGCTCCACAAGTACAAGGTGCCAGGCGAG GAGTTCTTCTCAGTGGCCTGGACAGCCGTGACAGTCGTCACACAAGCAGGCCACAAGAAGCGCTGGAGCGTGCTGGCAGCTGCAGGCTTGCGGGGCCTGGTGCGGCTTTTACATGTGCGTGCTGGCTTCTGCTGCGGAACCATCCGGGCCCACAAGAAGGCCATCGCCACCCTCTGCTTCAGCCCCACCCGCGAGACTCACCTTTTCA CGGCCTCCTATGACAAGCGGATCATTCTCTGGGACATCGGGATACCCAACCACGATTATGAATTCCAGGCCAG CCAGCTGCTCATGCTCGACACCACCTCTGTCCCACTGCGCCTCTGCCCTGTGGTGTCCTGCCCAGATGCCTACCTCCTGGCTGGCTGCGAGggtggctgctgctgctgggaCGTGCGGCTGGACCAGCCCCAGAAGAGGAG GGTGTGTGAAGTGGAGTTCACCTTCTCCGAAGGCTCGGAGGCATCTGGGCGGAGAGTGGACGGGCTGGCGTTTGTGAATGAGGATGTTGTGG CCTCCAAGGGGAGTGGCCTGGGCACCATTTGCCTGTGGAGCTGGAGCCAGACGTGGGCAGGCCGGGGCAGCCAGGCCACGGTAGCAGTCGTTGTCCTGGCTTGGCTGCAGTGGTCACCCACCGAGTTGGCCTATTTCTCGCTCAGCACCTGTCCTG GTGAGGGGATTGTGCTCTGTGGGGACGAGGAGGGCAACGTGTGGATCTACAACGTCCAGCATCTCCTAAATCAGAAGACCCCGCTGCCGGCAGCCCCGCAGGCCCCCACACAG ATCCTCAAGTGGCCTCAGCCCTGGGCCCTCGGACAGACGGTGACCAAAACCATGGTGAACACAGTGGTGGCAAACCCCACCTTTACCTACCTCACCGCCCTAACGGACTCCAACATCGTAGCCATCTGGAAGAGGCAGTAG
- the ALKBH4 gene encoding alpha-ketoglutarate-dependent dioxygenase alkB homolog 4 — MAAATVAEAPEVLQECGCKGIRTCLICERQRGGDLSWQLPPQNPDRFTYCSHTGWAVGAEEADFEGWAFPFPGVTLIEDFVTRDEEAELVRLMDRDPWKLSQSGRRKQDYGPKVNFRKRKLKAAGFRGLPSFSREVVRRMGLYPILEDFRPVEQCNLDYCPERGSAIDPHLDDTWLWGERLVSLNLLSPTVLSMTHEAPGSLLLCPASPGSLEPMVEGVVAFSRSVLCQDVEVAVPVPRRSLLVLSGAARHQWQHAIHRKHITARRVCVTFRELSAEFCSGGKQQELGQKLLQIAFSFQGRPT, encoded by the exons ATGGCGGCGGCGACGGTGGCAGAGGCACCAGAGGTCCTTCAGGAATGTGGCTGCAAGGGCATCAGGACCTGTCTGATCTGCGAGCGGCAGCGCGGTGGTGACCTGTCCTGGCAGCTCCCTCCGCAG AACCCAGACCGTTTCACTTACTGCTCCCACACTGGCTGGGCAGTGGGTGCCGAGGAGGCTGACTTCGAAGGGTGGGCCTTCCCCTTTCCAGGAGTGACACTGATAGAAGACTTTGTGACCCGGGATGAAGAAGCTGAGTTGGTGCGTCTGATGGACCGTGACCCCTGGAAGCTCTCACAGTCTGGACGGAGGAAGCAG GACTATGGCCCCAAAGTCAACTTTCGCAAACGGAAGCTGAAGGCTGCTGGCTTCAGAGGCCTGCCCAGCTTTAGCCGGGAGGTGGTGCGCAGAATGGGCCTCTACCCCATCCTGGAGGACTTCCGGCCCGTTGAACAGTGTAACCTGGACTACTGCCCTGAGCGGGGCTCGGCCATTGACCCCCACTTGGATGACACCTGGCTATGGGGGGAGCGGCTGGTGAGCCTCAACCTGCTCTCCCCCACGGTGCTGTCCATGACCCACGAGGCGCCCGGCAGCCTGCTGCTCTGCCCAGCATCTCCCGGCTCCCTGGAGCCCATGGTGGAAGGTGTGGTGGCCTTCAGTAGGTCTGTCCTGTGCCAGGACGTGGAGGTGGCCGTCCCCGTGCCCCGCCGGTCTCTGCTTGTGCTCTCTGGCGCAGCACGGCACCAGTGGCAGCACGCCATCCACCGGAAACACATCACAGCTCGCCGCGTCTGCGTCACCTTCAGGGAGCTGTCAGCTGAGTTCTGCTCTGGAGGGAAGCAGCAGGAACTGGGGCAGAAGCTCCTGCAGATCGCCTTCTCCTTCCAAGGAAGACCCACGTGA
- the POLR2J gene encoding DNA-directed RNA polymerase II subunit RPB11-a codes for MNAPPAFESFLLFEGEKKITINKDTKVPNACLFTINKEDHTLGNIIKSQLLKDPQVLFAGYKVPHPLEHKIIIRVQTTPDYSPQEAFTNAITDLISELSLLEERFRVAIKDKQEGIE; via the exons ATGAACGCGCCTCCCGCCTTCGAGTCGTTCCTGCTCTTCGAGGGCGAGAAGAA GATCACCATTAACAAGGACACCAAGGTTCCCAACGCCTGCTTGTTTACCATCAACAAAGAAGACCACACACTAGGAAACATTATTAAATC ACAGCTGTTGAAGGACCCACAGGTGCTGTTTGCTGGCTACAAAGTCCCCCACCCGTTGGAGCACAAGATCATCATCCGAGTGCAGACCACACCGGACTACAGCCCTCAGGAAGCCTTCACCAATGCCATCACAGACCTCATCAGCGAGCTCTCCCTGCTGGAAGAGCGCTTCCGG GTGGCCATCAAAGACAAGCAAGAAGGAATTGAATAG